In a single window of the Chitinophagales bacterium genome:
- a CDS encoding TIGR00366 family protein encodes MQSAGIIEKVKWFLPSPFTIALLLSVLTFLLAYFLTNEKNTAAYSIEVLEFWQIGFWDFLKFSMQMMLILVLGHNLAKTPFFERIIAVIVPFCSTNIRAAILVTFFAMAMAYLNWGLGLIFGAILARQVGEFAKKNKILLNYPLIAACSYTGLMIWHGGFSGSAPLALAESGHNLFELTGAIPVSETLTSKMNLSVVAITLVCLPLLAAFMAGKFKVDKFYLPKVQRKKIKLSKGLGAERLDSSSWPAYFFGLIILILAVLSAIKSEGPALSFLNLNYINFLLFGLALFLHGSIQKFIAATEEAMSGATGILLQFPIYAGIMGMIQHSGLIDLFSQHMIAVSTPYTFPIFTFISAGVVNIFVPSGGGQWIIQGPVLMEAARELGVPFSKTVMALAYGDQVTNMLQPFWALPLLAITGLEARDILPYTFLFFLSGVAIFTVVLLLF; translated from the coding sequence ATGCAATCAGCAGGTATTATTGAAAAAGTAAAATGGTTTTTGCCCAGCCCATTTACCATAGCACTACTCCTGTCAGTGCTTACCTTTTTATTGGCCTATTTTCTTACCAATGAAAAAAATACAGCTGCTTATTCAATAGAGGTTTTGGAATTCTGGCAAATTGGCTTTTGGGATTTCCTGAAATTCAGTATGCAAATGATGCTGATATTGGTGCTCGGGCACAATCTGGCCAAAACACCCTTTTTTGAGCGCATTATTGCAGTAATCGTTCCCTTTTGTTCTACCAATATCCGAGCAGCAATACTGGTTACATTTTTTGCCATGGCAATGGCTTATTTAAACTGGGGTTTGGGTTTGATCTTTGGTGCAATTTTAGCCCGTCAGGTAGGTGAATTTGCCAAAAAGAATAAAATATTGCTGAATTACCCTTTGATAGCAGCTTGTTCCTATACCGGTTTAATGATCTGGCATGGTGGTTTTAGTGGTTCTGCTCCTCTTGCATTGGCTGAAAGTGGCCACAATCTTTTTGAATTGACAGGAGCAATTCCAGTAAGCGAAACACTTACGAGTAAAATGAACCTGTCTGTTGTGGCAATTACACTTGTGTGTTTACCGCTCTTAGCAGCATTTATGGCTGGGAAATTTAAAGTCGATAAATTTTATCTGCCCAAAGTACAGCGCAAGAAAATAAAACTTTCTAAAGGTCTGGGAGCAGAGCGTTTGGATAGCAGCTCATGGCCGGCTTATTTCTTTGGCCTAATCATATTGATACTTGCTGTTTTATCTGCCATAAAATCAGAAGGGCCTGCGCTTTCATTTCTCAATTTAAACTACATCAATTTTCTGCTCTTTGGTCTGGCTCTATTTCTACATGGCAGCATTCAAAAATTTATAGCAGCTACCGAAGAGGCTATGAGTGGAGCTACTGGAATACTTTTGCAATTCCCTATTTATGCTGGGATTATGGGGATGATACAACACTCCGGTTTGATCGATCTGTTTTCACAGCATATGATAGCAGTTTCTACGCCATATACTTTTCCGATTTTTACTTTTATCAGTGCTGGGGTAGTCAATATTTTTGTTCCAAGTGGTGGCGGGCAATGGATCATACAGGGGCCTGTGCTTATGGAAGCTGCCAGGGAATTGGGGGTGCCTTTTTCTAAAACAGTAATGGCACTGGCCTATGGCGATCAGGTGACAAATATGCTGCAACCCTTTTGGGCTTTGCCGCTTTTGGCTATTACAGGATTGGAAGCCCGGGACATTTTGCCCTATACTTTTCTTTTCTTTTTAAGTGGAGTCGCCATTTTTACCGTAGTTTTGCTGCTGTTTTAA
- the surE gene encoding 5'/3'-nucleotidase SurE: MKPTILVTNDDGITSPGIKALVEAVKGLGNILVVAPDKPQSGMGHAITIENPLRLEKVDIFDGIEAYSCSGTPVDCVKLAKDKLLHKNPDLCVSGINHGSNSSINVIYSGTMSAAMEAAIEGIPAVGFSLCDYNYHADFSLSKEVAATVSKELLEKGMPTGTLLNVNVPRVSLENFKGYKICRQANAKWQEEYDERIDTRNKKYYWLSGEFVNFDRGEDTDEWALRNNYVSVVPVQFDLTAHHAIADLNNKWKLDA, translated from the coding sequence ATGAAACCGACAATATTGGTCACCAATGATGATGGCATTACTTCACCGGGCATCAAAGCACTTGTTGAAGCAGTAAAGGGGCTGGGCAATATTCTTGTTGTGGCACCTGACAAACCGCAATCTGGAATGGGACATGCCATTACCATCGAAAACCCGCTTCGACTGGAAAAGGTGGATATTTTTGATGGAATAGAAGCATATTCCTGCTCCGGCACCCCGGTTGATTGTGTAAAACTGGCAAAGGATAAATTGCTGCATAAAAATCCCGACCTCTGTGTATCGGGCATCAATCATGGATCCAATTCATCCATCAATGTAATTTATTCAGGTACAATGTCTGCCGCTATGGAAGCGGCTATCGAAGGGATTCCAGCTGTAGGATTTTCGCTTTGCGATTACAATTACCATGCAGATTTTTCGCTTTCTAAAGAAGTGGCTGCTACTGTTTCCAAAGAATTGCTGGAAAAAGGGATGCCCACCGGGACATTGCTCAATGTAAATGTCCCGAGAGTGAGCCTTGAAAACTTTAAAGGCTACAAAATTTGTCGTCAGGCCAATGCCAAGTGGCAGGAAGAATATGATGAGCGTATTGATACCCGCAATAAAAAATATTATTGGCTCTCGGGTGAATTTGTCAATTTTGATCGTGGAGAAGATACCGATGAATGGGCACTGCGCAATAACTACGTGTCTGTTGTGCCGGTGCAGTTTGATTTAACTGCACATCATGCCATTGCTGACTTAAACAATAAATGGAAACTCGATGCTTAG
- a CDS encoding pyruvate dehydrogenase complex E1 component subunit beta: MRKIKFREALNEAMTEEMRRDERVFLMGEEVAEYDGAYKVSQGMLKEFGPKRVIDTPISELGFAGIGVGAAMNGTRPIIEFMTWNFAVLAFDQVVNSAAKILSMSGGQFAAPMVFRGPSGTAGQLGAQHSQSFESWIANVPGLKVISPSNPYDAKGLLKSAIRDEDPVCFFESELMYSDEGEVPEDEYLIPIGKADVKIEGSDVTIISFNKSMKIAVKAAQELKKEGYSAEVIDLMTIRPLDIDTIIKSVKKTNRLVIVEEAWPFSNVSTEIAFRIQNEAFDYLDAPIRRINTADVSMQYAPTLVEEFMPNVERTVKAALDVLYVKA; this comes from the coding sequence ATGAGAAAGATAAAATTTCGTGAAGCTTTGAATGAAGCCATGACGGAGGAAATGCGCAGAGATGAGCGCGTTTTTTTAATGGGAGAAGAAGTAGCGGAATACGATGGCGCATATAAGGTAAGCCAGGGCATGTTGAAAGAATTCGGCCCGAAACGGGTGATCGACACCCCTATTTCAGAACTTGGTTTTGCAGGCATCGGAGTAGGTGCAGCTATGAACGGCACCCGTCCCATCATTGAATTTATGACCTGGAATTTTGCAGTTTTGGCATTCGACCAGGTAGTGAATTCTGCCGCGAAAATCCTGAGCATGTCGGGCGGACAATTTGCTGCGCCAATGGTATTCAGAGGTCCTTCAGGCACAGCAGGACAACTTGGCGCACAGCATTCGCAATCTTTTGAAAGCTGGATAGCCAATGTTCCGGGATTGAAAGTCATTTCCCCTTCCAACCCATACGATGCAAAAGGTTTGCTAAAATCTGCCATCAGAGATGAAGACCCGGTTTGCTTTTTCGAGTCAGAGCTGATGTATTCCGATGAAGGAGAAGTACCTGAAGACGAATACCTGATTCCAATTGGTAAAGCAGACGTGAAAATTGAAGGATCGGATGTGACAATCATCTCCTTTAACAAATCCATGAAAATAGCGGTGAAAGCTGCGCAGGAATTGAAAAAAGAAGGCTACAGTGCAGAAGTCATCGATCTGATGACCATCAGACCGCTGGATATTGATACCATCATCAAATCGGTAAAAAAGACCAACCGCCTGGTGATTGTTGAAGAGGCCTGGCCTTTTTCCAATGTATCTACAGAAATTGCCTTCCGCATACAAAATGAAGCCTTTGATTATCTTGATGCACCCATTCGCAGAATCAATACTGCTGATGTTTCTATGCAATATGCTCCTACTTTGGTAGAGGAATTTATGCCCAATGTAGAACGCACTGTAAAAGCTGCTTTGGATGTATTGTATGTAAAAGCATAG
- the lpxB gene encoding lipid-A-disaccharide synthase → MKYYLIAGEASGDLHASNLMKSIKRNDAEASFRGFGGERMQTEGLQLVKHYKELAFIGFWEVLKHLRTILRNIKLCKQDILDFQPDTVILVDYPGFNLRIASFLKEQGIKVIYYISPQVWAWHASRVKKIQKVVDRMLVILPFEKDFYAQYGMDVDFVGHPLLDAMEQFPFNKNMHKDYRLDERPLIALLPGSRTGEIQSMLPVFVSLSNQFPQYQFAVAGLSQHGESFYREITGDSTVKIVIDETYSLLNIAYAAIVTSGTATLETALLDVPQVVAYKGGWLNYLIGSYVVNVDYISLVNIVMDEPVLQELIQEELDEGNLKLAFEKLLKEGNRDRFKEKYAELRKKLGGTGASVRAAEIIQQEVQRNENNV, encoded by the coding sequence ATGAAATATTATCTCATTGCAGGAGAGGCTTCGGGCGATTTGCACGCATCCAACCTGATGAAGTCCATTAAAAGGAATGATGCTGAGGCATCGTTCAGGGGCTTTGGCGGGGAACGTATGCAGACAGAAGGATTGCAATTGGTCAAACATTACAAAGAGCTGGCGTTTATAGGGTTTTGGGAAGTGTTGAAACACCTCAGAACCATTTTGCGAAATATAAAGCTCTGCAAACAGGATATTCTTGATTTCCAGCCCGATACGGTGATTCTGGTTGATTACCCTGGATTTAACCTGCGCATTGCTTCTTTCCTGAAGGAACAAGGCATAAAAGTAATTTACTACATTTCCCCTCAGGTATGGGCCTGGCATGCATCGCGGGTTAAGAAAATCCAGAAAGTGGTAGATCGCATGTTGGTGATTCTGCCTTTTGAAAAAGATTTTTATGCCCAATATGGTATGGATGTGGATTTTGTGGGACATCCCCTGCTCGATGCGATGGAACAATTTCCATTTAACAAAAACATGCACAAGGATTATAGGCTTGATGAAAGACCCCTAATTGCTCTATTGCCAGGTAGCAGAACTGGAGAAATTCAAAGCATGCTGCCGGTATTTGTATCGCTGTCAAATCAATTTCCCCAATACCAATTTGCGGTTGCCGGTTTGTCGCAGCACGGTGAATCTTTTTACAGGGAAATTACTGGAGACAGTACTGTTAAAATAGTAATAGATGAAACCTATAGCTTGTTGAATATCGCCTATGCAGCTATTGTAACAAGCGGAACAGCCACCCTTGAAACAGCTTTGCTGGATGTACCACAAGTAGTGGCCTATAAAGGCGGTTGGTTGAATTACCTGATAGGGAGCTATGTGGTGAATGTGGACTATATTTCGCTGGTAAATATCGTGATGGACGAACCTGTTTTGCAAGAGCTGATACAGGAGGAGCTCGATGAAGGAAATCTAAAGCTGGCTTTTGAGAAATTGCTTAAAGAGGGGAACAGAGATAGATTCAAGGAAAAATATGCTGAGCTTAGAAAAAAACTGGGTGGAACAGGTGCTTCTGTCCGTGCTGCCGAAATTATTCAGCAAGAAGTTCAGCGAAATGAAAATAATGTGTAG
- a CDS encoding type II toxin-antitoxin system HipA family toxin, with product METAFVKIWGQTVGAVAWDGNTEIASFEYDPGFVAFNRELAPLKMPLQRGEIYSFPELREKKGSGLNTFRGLPGLLADSLPDKYGNQLINVWLAQNGRPENSMNPVEMLCFIGKRGMGALEFEPAKFNEQKGSFSLEISSLIDIAQKMLSQKKDFSTNLQKDEEAALKAILKIGTSAGGARPKALIAYNEKTGVVRSEQTKVPKGFEHWLLKLDGVSDVQLGASHGYGRVEMAYYLMAVDCGIDMMPSRLLEENNRTHFMTKRFDREAGNIKHHIQTWCALKHFDYNDVGSFSYEQLFQTMRELRLTYPEAEQMFQRMVFNVLARNCDDHTKNFAFRLKKDDEWRLAPAYDLCHAYRPGSEWVNQHALSINGKRKNITRDDLLKLAEAMNIKKAKQVIDQINEVVKNWNTYAEEIKVKTELRDAIEKTLVHL from the coding sequence ATGGAAACTGCATTTGTAAAAATATGGGGGCAAACAGTCGGGGCAGTGGCCTGGGATGGAAATACCGAAATAGCCAGTTTCGAATACGACCCGGGGTTTGTCGCTTTCAATAGGGAGCTGGCGCCTTTAAAAATGCCCTTGCAACGGGGTGAGATATACAGCTTCCCGGAATTGAGAGAGAAAAAAGGTTCGGGACTCAATACCTTCAGGGGACTGCCCGGGTTGCTGGCAGATTCCTTGCCCGATAAATACGGCAACCAGTTGATCAATGTATGGCTGGCACAAAACGGTCGCCCGGAAAACAGCATGAACCCGGTTGAAATGCTCTGTTTTATCGGAAAAAGAGGCATGGGCGCCCTGGAATTTGAACCGGCAAAATTCAACGAACAGAAAGGAAGCTTTAGCCTTGAAATAAGCAGCCTGATTGATATTGCACAGAAAATGCTTTCCCAAAAAAAGGATTTCAGTACCAACTTACAAAAAGATGAGGAAGCAGCGCTGAAAGCTATTTTAAAGATCGGAACTTCTGCCGGTGGAGCAAGACCCAAAGCATTGATCGCTTACAATGAAAAAACAGGAGTGGTCAGATCAGAACAAACAAAAGTCCCTAAGGGGTTTGAACACTGGCTCTTAAAATTGGATGGAGTAAGTGATGTACAATTGGGCGCCAGTCATGGCTATGGACGGGTAGAAATGGCATATTACCTGATGGCCGTGGATTGTGGGATTGACATGATGCCTTCCCGGCTATTGGAAGAAAACAACCGTACACATTTTATGACCAAAAGATTCGATCGTGAAGCTGGCAACATTAAACACCATATCCAAACCTGGTGTGCCCTGAAACATTTTGACTACAACGATGTGGGCAGCTTTAGCTATGAGCAACTTTTCCAGACCATGCGGGAATTGCGCCTGACTTACCCCGAAGCAGAGCAGATGTTCCAAAGGATGGTTTTCAATGTATTGGCCAGAAACTGCGATGACCATACCAAGAATTTTGCCTTTCGATTGAAAAAAGACGATGAATGGAGACTGGCTCCGGCCTATGACCTTTGCCACGCTTATCGCCCGGGAAGCGAGTGGGTAAACCAGCACGCCCTGAGCATCAATGGAAAAAGAAAAAACATTACCCGGGATGACTTGCTGAAACTTGCTGAAGCCATGAATATCAAAAAGGCCAAGCAGGTTATTGACCAAATCAATGAGGTAGTCAAAAATTGGAATACATATGCAGAAGAGATAAAAGTAAAAACAGAATTACGCGATGCCATTGAAAAGACTTTGGTTCATTTGTAG
- a CDS encoding DUF1428 domain-containing protein encodes MANYIDGFVFPIPRIYLSEYKKAAEKVAEIWKKYGAIAYFEFVGDDLSLEGTKSFTETIDAKEEEEIVFGWVVFPSKEIRDSANKKVAADPRMKELIAPLTDHKLIFDASRMVYGGFKPLVQSE; translated from the coding sequence ATGGCAAACTACATAGATGGCTTTGTTTTTCCCATTCCTCGAATATATTTGAGCGAATACAAAAAGGCAGCTGAAAAAGTAGCTGAAATTTGGAAAAAGTATGGTGCTATTGCTTATTTCGAATTCGTTGGCGATGATCTGTCTTTAGAAGGCACGAAATCCTTTACAGAAACTATAGATGCAAAGGAAGAAGAGGAAATTGTATTTGGTTGGGTTGTTTTTCCTTCAAAAGAGATACGTGATTCAGCCAACAAAAAAGTTGCGGCAGACCCAAGAATGAAAGAACTAATCGCACCCCTGACAGACCATAAATTAATCTTTGACGCCAGCAGAATGGTCTATGGAGGCTTCAAGCCGCTTGTTCAATCTGAATAG
- a CDS encoding tetratricopeptide repeat protein, producing MFIVLILLLATSLHAQDNLFQKELYGKAVAEYEKGELKKALRYFNEYIDLGGNESDAYFYRGQTRQYLEDYRGAVADFDKLIELDEADEQVLYLKANALFEMNFFNEALKSVNNAINLDSTYSDARFLRATIFYVQDHCPLAEKDLYWLLKNDVELSALAFYYLGKCARESENYSAAKDFFIMIVELDPENSEIWYELGYVQVDLEEYKNAISSFDRALELDSNFAKCYHERGLAQYFLRNTNKACSDWQKAKDLGSDLAAEKIEEYCGADEDE from the coding sequence ATGTTTATTGTTTTAATCCTGTTACTCGCAACATCGCTACATGCCCAGGACAATCTTTTTCAAAAAGAATTATACGGCAAAGCAGTAGCTGAATACGAGAAAGGAGAGCTCAAGAAGGCACTTCGTTATTTCAACGAATACATTGACCTGGGTGGCAACGAAAGCGATGCCTATTTCTACAGAGGACAAACCCGTCAATATTTGGAAGACTATCGTGGTGCCGTAGCAGATTTCGACAAATTGATTGAGCTGGATGAAGCAGATGAACAGGTTTTATACCTCAAAGCCAATGCGCTGTTTGAAATGAATTTCTTTAATGAAGCGCTCAAGTCAGTCAACAATGCCATCAACCTGGATTCAACATACAGTGACGCCCGATTTCTTCGGGCTACTATATTCTATGTGCAGGACCATTGCCCCCTGGCCGAAAAAGACCTCTACTGGCTACTGAAAAATGATGTGGAATTATCCGCTCTCGCTTTCTATTATCTCGGAAAATGCGCACGGGAATCAGAAAACTATAGTGCTGCAAAAGATTTTTTTATTATGATAGTAGAACTGGATCCTGAAAATTCAGAAATTTGGTATGAACTGGGTTATGTACAGGTAGATTTAGAAGAATACAAAAATGCAATAAGCTCTTTTGACCGCGCTCTGGAACTTGACAGCAACTTTGCAAAATGTTATCACGAAAGAGGCCTGGCGCAATATTTTTTGCGCAATACAAACAAGGCCTGCTCCGACTGGCAAAAAGCCAAAGACCTGGGCTCCGACCTTGCTGCTGAAAAAATTGAGGAGTATTGTGGTGCGGATGAAGATGAGTGA
- a CDS encoding helix-turn-helix transcriptional regulator yields MTDISNINWPALSDKAIAKQIGHFIKTQRLEQNKTQNQIAKAAGISRSTLSLLERGQTVTLASFIQVLRVLDKLHLFKIFETEEKISPLALAKMQKQKRQRARPSNKNKKPESDW; encoded by the coding sequence ATGACTGATATATCAAACATTAATTGGCCGGCATTAAGCGACAAAGCAATTGCCAAACAGATTGGTCATTTTATCAAAACACAGCGCCTGGAACAAAACAAAACCCAAAACCAGATAGCAAAAGCAGCTGGTATAAGCCGTTCTACCTTAAGCCTCCTGGAACGCGGGCAAACGGTTACGCTGGCTTCTTTCATTCAGGTTTTACGCGTATTAGACAAGCTTCATTTGTTCAAAATATTTGAAACAGAAGAAAAAATCAGTCCACTGGCACTGGCCAAAATGCAAAAACAGAAGCGGCAGCGCGCACGCCCTTCCAATAAAAATAAAAAACCAGAAAGTGATTGGTAA